In Mycoplasmopsis fermentans PG18, one genomic interval encodes:
- a CDS encoding DJ-1/PfpI family protein, producing the protein MKLLVLTHPMFNDIELTTVLGCLIRSGKMSKITLYNHKHKSATGQFGVTTLALENKVNLDEYDAIFIPGGKGAQELRKDPESLKVIDYFIKNDKWVCAICDAPNVLYENHFIDDKVKYSSFPIIPLVGGKNRNEKMVTVNNKIITGRCAASSMEFGLTLVKEFFGEDVYEPIRKGMFGA; encoded by the coding sequence CCTTGGTTGTTTAATTAGAAGTGGCAAAATGAGCAAAATTACTCTTTATAATCACAAGCATAAAAGTGCTACAGGACAATTTGGAGTAACTACTTTGGCTTTAGAAAATAAAGTTAATTTAGATGAATACGATGCTATCTTTATTCCAGGCGGTAAAGGCGCACAAGAATTAAGAAAAGATCCTGAAAGTTTAAAAGTAATAGATTACTTTATTAAAAATGATAAATGAGTTTGTGCTATTTGTGATGCGCCTAATGTTCTTTATGAAAATCATTTTATTGATGATAAGGTTAAATACAGTTCATTTCCAATTATACCTTTAGTTGGCGGTAAAAATAGAAATGAAAAAATGGTAACAGTAAATAACAAAATTATTACTGGTCGTTGTGCAGCAAGTTCAATGGAATTTGGTTTAACTTTAGTTAAAGAATTCTTTGGTGAAGATGTTTACGAGCCTATTCGTAAAGGAATGTTTGGAGCTTAA